In Microscilla marina ATCC 23134, the genomic window AGGCTATAAATTAACCCTACTTAATCAAAGCCAGCTCCTCGCCCGTAAAACCCGTCATTTGCCCCGCTCTGCTCAGGTATTGATCGATAGCATTGTTGTAAAAGACACGGTGGCTACAGTGTATAACTTTACTGTAGCCAAGCACCATAATTATTATGTGGGGAATGTGGGGGTGTTGGTGCATAATAATGATTTGTGTATAACTCAAAATGACAATGTTGTGACAGTAACTTTAGCCAAAACAGGAGCTATTTTGGGAAAAGGCGAATATACATTTAATCAATTATTAAAGATAGAAACAGATACACGAAATCAGAAAGGTGTTGCCAGAGAAAAAGTAATGGATACTATCTATGAGGAAATGTTAAAAAAATATACAAAAGACAAAATATATGGCGTAGAAATAGAATATGACAGCTATGACAAAGTAACTGATACAAAAGATGATTATATCTATTTTCAGAAAAAAATTGGAGGAATCAAACAACCAGAGGATCAATATTTACGAAAAACTGCAAAAGAATCGACTGTTGGTAAATGGCTAAAGAAGAAAAATTTAGATGATGATTTTAAATACATAATAGTAGATTATGATACCAAATTTTTAGAATTAAAATTTGTTAGAATTTTTAAACTAAACCCAAACAATCAATTTACAGCGACTAAAACAGGAAGTGAAGTAACAATTTCATCTGACTTATCTTCACCCTTTTCTAAACTCTTTGTAGGTCTCCCACCGAATAGTGGGGAATTAGATAATGGAGAGTTATACCTTGTAATTAATGTCAAGAAAAGTAATGGTAATTGTTTTTTAGATTATGGAAGTGGAGGGGTTGTATTTGATAAAATATTTGAGGCTTTTGGAGGTAAAAAGAATGTCAAATCTATCTTGGGCACTTGGGTTAGTGGAACTAACCTTGAACAGTTTAATAAATATTTAAAAGGCATTAAATCACCTACCCCAAAACAATTGGAAGACGCAGCACTATCTACTTTTACTGGAAAAAAAGCTGAATCAAAGGGCTACAATAAGGCTAAGATTAAGGATACCAAGAAGGATGTGAGTAGTGGTATGTATAAAGTCGTTGAGGTAAAATTTTACTACTAAATATAAAATAATGACTTTCATTGCTACAGGTTAGGACTAAATTAAAGAAGTACATTATTTAGATTAGCGTATACTTATATGATTGACTACAAAGAAGCAAAACATATCCTTAGGTTGCTAAGGAGCAATACAATAAGCAATCGTAGCTTGGGATTATTATTATTAGAAACACAAAATGTTCTTCCTATGCTTCAACAAATAGTTGAAGAAGAAATGGGATACAGTTATTTATCAAATAACGTACTGTTTAAAAATGTAGGGGTCATTTCAGAAGAGACAATATCTACTATTAACAAAACTGTTGTAGAAATAGTAGAAACAAAACGTCAAAAAACATCATTTAAATCCAGAGCTCAAAAAATGAAGTCTGTAGATGCAAGTATTACTTTTTCGTTTTGGTTGTTTCGTTTTTTACAAAGTTATTTGTCAGAATCAATTGAGTTTTTATTTGACCAAGATGAAGCAAGTCTGCAGTACCTTATTTTGGTCAAAGAGCCACTTTTGTGGGATGGCATACAATCAAAAGTTGAGGCATTAATGCATATAAATGCCTTTATTGAAGCTCAAAATAATCAAGGAATGGATTTAAGATTAGCAAAGAGGACATTAAGTAAAGCAGTAGCAAATTCATTAACATATTTTGAACTTGAAATGATTACTAAAGCACCTATTAATTTTGTCATACTCCCCGATCAAAATCTTGAGCAATGGTTTTGCATCCAAAAACTTACCTTTGATTTAATACTTGAGTAATCCTGTATTATCCAGGTCTATTTCACCAAAACAGTTTATTTTATAGTACGATTATCGCCAGAAAAACATTGAAGACGTACTCCCCGAAGACACGGTAAGAGCTTTTGATGCCACCACCCAGCAAGAAGTACTAGGCAGAGTCACCCACACCATCATCAAACAATCCTCTACCCTGATTGGGGTATACACCGTTGCCGATACCTTGTGGGTAACGCCTGAACATCCTTTTTATGTCAATGGAAGATGGATACCCGCAGGCAGCCTCAAAAAAGGGGACCAACTGACTCTACTCAACCACCGTCAGCTCCTTGCCCGTAAAACCCGTCATTTGCCCCGCTCCGCTCAGGTATTGATCAATAACATTGTAGTCAAAGACACTGTAGCTACAGTGTATAACTTTACCGTAGCCAAGTACCATAACTATTATGTGGGGAATGTGGGGGTGTTGGTGCATAATAATGAGTGTTTAGAAGAAGAGGAAGCAAAGTTAATATATGCTGTGTCAGCTCGTGTAATAGACCATTACATTAAGCAAGATGTCGTACCTCGAAAATCTTGGAATGGAGATTTTGACAGAGATAAGTTAAAGTTAACCCCAGAGGCTGAAAGGTTGATGAGGAAAGCAAATGATGAATTAAAGGAGGAGTGTGAGTGCATGAAAAAAGATAAGGACATTTCTGAAAAATGTGCCTTGAAGGTATTCAAAGCCTTTTTAACTTTATATGACTTTGAAAAATTT contains:
- a CDS encoding intein splicing domain-containing protein is translated as MKFVKAPEAFITKAGTGNKQTWKLYASKADQAQKKKPIIEAVYVTVKAQEDKQALKIVSIQSPEQNKVAKQKWLTALFKAVVANKASEGKASPTKRSVSVIVAEAAAGVKMSDFKALKEKPQTEIDKAGQKTLVGNWAANLKLAGKPQEYKYTLVRNNNVRFAKTACFVAGTKVWLHDYRQKNIEDVLPEDTVRAFDATTQQEVLGRVTHTIIKQSSTLIGVYTVADTLWVTPEHPFYVNGKWMPAGSLKKGYKLTLLNQSQLLARKTRHLPRSAQVLIDSIVVKDTVATVYNFTVAKHHNYYVGNVGVLVHNNDLCITQNDNVVTVTLAKTGAILGKGEYTFNQLLKIETDTRNQKGVAREKVMDTIYEEMLKKYTKDKIYGVEIEYDSYDKVTDTKDDYIYFQKKIGGIKQPEDQYLRKTAKESTVGKWLKKKNLDDDFKYIIVDYDTKFLELKFVRIFKLNPNNQFTATKTGSEVTISSDLSSPFSKLFVGLPPNSGELDNGELYLVINVKKSNGNCFLDYGSGGVVFDKIFEAFGGKKNVKSILGTWVSGTNLEQFNKYLKGIKSPTPKQLEDAALSTFTGKKAESKGYNKAKIKDTKKDVSSGMYKVVEVKFYY